DNA from Methanomicrobia archaeon:
TGGTGTGATGTTTTCCATAGATCCTGAATCTGGTTTCAGAGATGCGGTTTACATAACGGGCGCATATGGATTGGGCGAGAACGTCGTGCAGGGTACGGTCAATCCTGACCAGTTTTATGTCTTTAAGCCAACGTTGAAGAACGATTTCCGCCCCATAGTGGAGAAGAAACTGGGCGCGAAGAGACTGAAACTGGTTTACAAGGAGACAGGGACCGAGCAGAAAGAAGTCACGAAGGAAGAGCAGAGGAAATTTGTGCTGAGTGATGATGAAGTACTCACGCTCGGCCGCTGGGCTTGCATTATTGAAGAACATTACGGGATGCCAATGGATATCGAATGGGCAAAGGATGGACTGACCAATGAACTCTTCATTGTCCAGGCGAGACCTGAAACGGTACATTCACAGAGCGATCTCGCGGGCTTAGTGACATACGTGCTTGAAGAGAAAGGTAAATTGCTCGTTCAAGGCGAGGCGGTGGGTAAAAAGATTGGTTCTGGCGAGGTGAATATAATAGAAGATGCAAACGATATCAACAAATTCAGGTCAGGGCAGGTTCTAGTCACGACGATGACCGATCCTGACTGGCAGCCGATAATGAAAATAGCTGGTGCAATTGTTACGAACAAAGGGGGAAGAACCTGCCATGCCGCTATCGTTTCCCGGGAGCTTGGGATACCCTGTGTGATCGGGACTGATAATGGTACAGAGGTTTTAAAAGGGATAAAGGAGGTTACAGTCGATTGTACGGAAGGCATAGGGCGGATATATGAAGGGAAGTTGAAATATCGCGTGGACACTTTAATAACAAAGAACCTTCCACGACCGTGCACTCAGATAATGATGAATGCCGGAGTGCCGGAAAATGCATTCGCCCAAGGTCAAATTCCAAATGATGGTGTAGGGCTGGCCCGCGAGGAGTTCATTATCAATTCTTATATCGGCATACATCCGCTGGCGCTGCTTGACTATGAGGAGCTGAAGAGCCAGGCACAAGGAGACGCGAAGATTACGAGTATTATTAATGAGATAGACGAGCGTAGCGCATCGTATGCGGACAAAGTGCAGTTCTTCATCGATAATTTGGCAATGGGCATCGCAAAGATCGCCTCGGGATTTTATCCCAATGACGTTATCGTGCGATTATCAGACTTCAAGACGAACGAATACGCCAATCTGGTCGGCGGGTATCTGTACGAGCCAGAGGAGAGCAATCCCATGATCGGGTGGCGAGGTGCTTCCCGCTATTACGATACGAAATTCAAACCGGCATTCGGGTTGGAATGTGAAGCGATAAAGAAGGCGCGGGAAGAGATGGGGCTGACCAATATCAAGGTGATGGTCCCATTCTGCAGGACGCCGGAAGAAGGCAGGAAGGTAATAAAGACGATGGATGAGTTCGGCCTGAAACAAGGGGAGAATGGATTGGAAGTGTACGTAATGTGTGAGATCCCCTCGAATGTTATTCTAGCAGATGAATTTGCAGAGGTGTTTGACGGGTTCAGCATAGGCTCGAATGACCTGACGCAACTGACACTGGGGCTTGATAGAGATTCAGACCTTGTAGCGCATCTATTTGACGAACGGAACGAAGCGGTGAAGCGGCTGGTGAAGCATGTCATCAAGGTTGCGCATGAGCACGAGCCCAAACGGAAGATAGGGATTTGTGGACAGGCACCGAGCGATTTCCCCGAGTTCGCCGAGTTCCTGGTGGAGTGTGGGATCGACTCGATGTCGTTGAACTCGGATGCTGTTATTTCAACGCGATTAAATGTCGCGGAAGTAGAGAAGCGAATTGGAAAATGTACGTAAAGATACGAGCATTAGATGTCGTAAGAACGCCGCCGGAACGGATGGGTGACGAGTTGCAGGTAGTCGTAAAGGAGATGCTCCAGGAGAAGCTGGAAGGGCGATTGGATAAGAAGATCGGGATGTTTATTGCGATCCTGGACGTCGTGGACATCAAAGAAGGTCGGATAATGATAGGAGACGCCGGCGTTTATTATGAGACCGTTTTTGATGCACTCATTTTCCGACCGAGGATGCAGGAGATCGTCGAGGGCGCCGTGGTGGAGATTGTTGAATTTGGCGCTTTCGTGGAAATCGGGCCGTTGGATGGTTTGTTACACATCAGCCAGATCACCGACGAATACATCTCGTATGACGAGAAGAATGCGAAGCTCGTGACGAAGGAGACCGGCAGGACGTTGGGCGAGGGCGATAAAGTACGGGCTCGACTCGTCGCCATTTCGCTCAATGAGCGAGATCCCAGTGATAGTAAAATCGGATTGACGATGCGGCAGCCTGGCCTGGGCAAAATAGAGTGGATTGAAGAGGACATGGAGAAGGAGAAGCGGAAAGAGAAGGCAAGCAAGCACGGGCAGGCGACAGAAGCGAAGGAAACGAAGGAAGTGGAAAAGGCAGAGGAAGGGCACGAGCGCGAGAATAAGGAGAGCAAGCAGGAATAATGGAGAAGGCGTGTAGGGATTGCCACAGGATAATCGAGAGCGGCAAGGCGGTGTGCGCATGCGGCTCGAACTCGATGAGCCAGGACTGGAGCGGGTATGTTGCGATTATTGATGCGGAAGGCTCGGAGATCGCGAAAAAATTAGAAATAAAGAAAGCGGGAAAGTATGCATTGAAAGTGAGGTGAAGAAAGAGGGGTAGACAAATAAGATGGAGATAGAGATAACAGAAGAGAAGAAGAATCAGTTGCTGAGACGGAAGGAAGTCAAATTTACGCTGCATCATGACGGCGCGTCGCCGAGCAGGGAAGTAGCACGGAAAGCCTTGATAAAGGCGCTTAAGTGCACTTCAAACCTCCTCGTTATAGATAAGATGGATACGGAGTTCGGGAAGCGAGAGACCGTTGGCTATGCAAAGGTATACGAGGATGAAGAGCGGCTGAAAGAGATCGAGCGAGAGCATATACTGAAGCGGAACTTTGCTGCAGGTGCGGGAGAAGAGGAAGGCGAAGGCGAATAAAGGAGAATAAAGGAAATGGCCGCAATACATGATTTTTACGAGGTAGTTGAAGAAAAAGGCAAGGTAACGGCACGCAGAAAGCGGAAGGTATGCCCACGGTGCGGCGCCGGGGTGTTTTTAGCAGAGCATAAAGACCGGTATTCCTGTGGTAAATGCGGGTATACCGAATTCAGGAAGTAATAGCCTGCCTGGGCGGAGGAGCGCACGTGAGTACAATATAAGTACTCTTCCTCTCACCCGTTCTTTCTATTTTTGCAATCTGATTTGTTCAATCCGTAACAGAGTATAGCATAGCATAAACATTACAGCATTCTCGGACTTTTTATGTACCCATCTTCCTTCTTGGGCGCATTCCGCAGCACTTCCGACTGCTCTAACGCTGCCTTCGGTTCGTCCTGCCTGACCACATCCGTTATGCCAATGACGTGATAGGTCGGCTCGACATCGGTGGTATCCACCTCGTCTAAAACCGTGAAATAATCCAATATCGAGCTTAATTGCTGCTCGAATAGCACCTTCTCCTCTTCGCTCAGTTTTATCCGCGCTAACCAGCCGATGTGCTCTATCTCCTCTTTCTTAATCATAACGCACTTCTTCTTTTTAGAAAAAAGAACCCCTGTACTAAAAGAAAAACATGAATTCTTTTTAAAGCTTCTTTCTATAAGAGTGACGATGACAAGGGCAGTAATACTCGCAGGAGGCTACGGAACACGGCTCAGGCCGCTTACGTTTAGTACGCCGAAGGCGATGATTCCGCTCGTCAATCGACCGGTAATCGATTATATCCTGGACTATTTGGCGGGGTATGGCTTGAAGGAGTTTGTTATCACCACGAATTACCTGAGGGAGCAGACGATAGCGTATCTCAACAGCAGCAGGAAGGATATGAAGATCACTTATCCCGAGGAACCGTCGCCGTTAGGAACCGCAGGCTCGGTTAAAAACGCCGGAGTAACCGAGACGATAGTGATCATACAGGGCGACAATATCACGGAGATAGACGTAGGAAAGCTAGTGGCGTTCCACAAAGCGCACGAAGGACTGGTGACCATTGCGCTTCTGCCCGTGCCGAATCCGTCTTTATATGGGATCGCTGAACTAGATTCCACTGGTAGAATACGGCTTTTTAAGGAGAAACCTGCTCCGAATGAATGCTTCTCCAATCTTGCAAATACTGGCTTGTATATCATAGAACCGGAGGCGATGGAGTACGTGCCAGAAGGCCGTGCATTCGATTTCTCCAAGGACTTATTCCCCCTGCTCGTAGCGCAACGCGAGGTTTACGGGTGCGTGGTTGAAGGATTCTGGACAGACGTAGGCAATTTGGAGGGCTATCTGGATGCAACCCAGTGGATATTGGAGCGTAAAGGTGCTGAATGCGCAGCTACTGCGGAGATAAAAGAGGGCGATATTCAGGGCACTGTTGCCATTGGCGACCATGCGACGATTGAAAATTCCGTGATACGAGGCCCTGCAGTTATCGGCAACCATGCAACGGTACTCAACAGCAAACTGTATAATTCAGTGCTTTTCCCCGGAGCGCAGGTGGCTGAAACCACGCTCCATAATTGCGTAATTTGCCAAGATGCCGTGATACAGAGAGCAGAGATTACCGATTGTATCAGATAAAGGTTGCATACGCGTGTAGCGAATACAAATGCTTGTAGACTCAATCTATCTGTA
Protein-coding regions in this window:
- the gatC gene encoding Asp-tRNA(Asn)/Glu-tRNA(Gln) amidotransferase subunit GatC; this encodes MIKKEEIEHIGWLARIKLSEEEKVLFEQQLSSILDYFTVLDEVDTTDVEPTYHVIGITDVVRQDEPKAALEQSEVLRNAPKKEDGYIKSPRML
- a CDS encoding DNA-directed RNA polymerase; this translates as MYVKIRALDVVRTPPERMGDELQVVVKEMLQEKLEGRLDKKIGMFIAILDVVDIKEGRIMIGDAGVYYETVFDALIFRPRMQEIVEGAVVEIVEFGAFVEIGPLDGLLHISQITDEYISYDEKNAKLVTKETGRTLGEGDKVRARLVAISLNERDPSDSKIGLTMRQPGLGKIEWIEEDMEKEKRKEKASKHGQATEAKETKEVEKAEEGHERENKESKQE
- the rps24e gene encoding 30S ribosomal protein S24e, yielding MEIEITEEKKNQLLRRKEVKFTLHHDGASPSREVARKALIKALKCTSNLLVIDKMDTEFGKRETVGYAKVYEDEERLKEIEREHILKRNFAAGAGEEEGEGE
- a CDS encoding 30S ribosomal protein S27ae, translated to MAAIHDFYEVVEEKGKVTARRKRKVCPRCGAGVFLAEHKDRYSCGKCGYTEFRK
- the ppsA gene encoding phosphoenolpyruvate synthase; translation: MKYVKWFEEVGTGDVALVGGKNASLGEMIRNLQGKGVSVPSGFAITAEAYKYVIEEAGIREILSETLADLDTHDMENLKTRGRKIREMIRNAPCPEDLKDEIRAAYREMEQRYGENVDVAVRSSATAEDLPTASFAGQQETYLNVTGEDELLEKVMDCFASLFTDRALSYRVDNGFDHLSVYLSVGVQKMVRSDLASAGVMFSIDPESGFRDAVYITGAYGLGENVVQGTVNPDQFYVFKPTLKNDFRPIVEKKLGAKRLKLVYKETGTEQKEVTKEEQRKFVLSDDEVLTLGRWACIIEEHYGMPMDIEWAKDGLTNELFIVQARPETVHSQSDLAGLVTYVLEEKGKLLVQGEAVGKKIGSGEVNIIEDANDINKFRSGQVLVTTMTDPDWQPIMKIAGAIVTNKGGRTCHAAIVSRELGIPCVIGTDNGTEVLKGIKEVTVDCTEGIGRIYEGKLKYRVDTLITKNLPRPCTQIMMNAGVPENAFAQGQIPNDGVGLAREEFIINSYIGIHPLALLDYEELKSQAQGDAKITSIINEIDERSASYADKVQFFIDNLAMGIAKIASGFYPNDVIVRLSDFKTNEYANLVGGYLYEPEESNPMIGWRGASRYYDTKFKPAFGLECEAIKKAREEMGLTNIKVMVPFCRTPEEGRKVIKTMDEFGLKQGENGLEVYVMCEIPSNVILADEFAEVFDGFSIGSNDLTQLTLGLDRDSDLVAHLFDERNEAVKRLVKHVIKVAHEHEPKRKIGICGQAPSDFPEFAEFLVECGIDSMSLNSDAVISTRLNVAEVEKRIGKCT
- a CDS encoding DNA-directed RNA polymerase, subunit E''; translated protein: MEKACRDCHRIIESGKAVCACGSNSMSQDWSGYVAIIDAEGSEIAKKLEIKKAGKYALKVR
- a CDS encoding NDP-sugar synthase, which translates into the protein MTRAVILAGGYGTRLRPLTFSTPKAMIPLVNRPVIDYILDYLAGYGLKEFVITTNYLREQTIAYLNSSRKDMKITYPEEPSPLGTAGSVKNAGVTETIVIIQGDNITEIDVGKLVAFHKAHEGLVTIALLPVPNPSLYGIAELDSTGRIRLFKEKPAPNECFSNLANTGLYIIEPEAMEYVPEGRAFDFSKDLFPLLVAQREVYGCVVEGFWTDVGNLEGYLDATQWILERKGAECAATAEIKEGDIQGTVAIGDHATIENSVIRGPAVIGNHATVLNSKLYNSVLFPGAQVAETTLHNCVICQDAVIQRAEITDCIR